The Cellulomonas sp. P24 genome contains a region encoding:
- a CDS encoding ABC transporter permease — MSQHNLRTVVSFEFLRVVTKRRFWVASLAVPVAVALLFTVVLLSNQTTDKTSQEQKNAQFSFTYTDASGLVTDAVASRFGGTKASDGTQAIADVKAGTVQAYFAFPADPATEPVHVYGVDSGVFDNGKYSAVARQILITGAQEKIGSPTLTKVAQGNVSVTEEMYKSGQLSSGLNGVIPPMLFLLIFYVSIILLGNQMLNSTLEEKENRVTEMILTTMNPTTLIVGKVISLFLVGLVQMATFAVPVIVGYVFFRQNLNLPNLDLSHLTFDPQAMIVGFLLLIGGFILFTGTLVAIGAVVPTVKEAGAFFGPMMIMIFIPFYVVSLIVSDPGAAIVQVLTYFPYTAPVTAMLRNGLGSLSLLESCIVLVEVFGIGFLALRVAVRLFRYGSISYSSKLSVRTALRRADAA; from the coding sequence ATGTCCCAGCACAACCTCCGCACCGTCGTCTCGTTCGAGTTCCTCCGGGTCGTGACCAAGCGCCGCTTCTGGGTCGCGTCCCTGGCCGTCCCGGTCGCCGTCGCCCTGCTGTTCACCGTCGTCCTGCTCAGCAACCAGACCACCGACAAGACCAGCCAGGAGCAGAAGAACGCGCAGTTCTCGTTCACGTACACCGACGCGTCCGGTCTCGTCACCGACGCCGTCGCGAGCCGGTTCGGCGGGACGAAGGCGTCGGACGGCACCCAGGCGATCGCCGACGTCAAGGCCGGCACCGTCCAGGCCTACTTCGCGTTCCCGGCGGACCCGGCGACCGAGCCCGTGCACGTCTACGGGGTGGACTCGGGCGTGTTCGACAACGGCAAGTACAGCGCCGTCGCGCGGCAGATCCTCATCACGGGCGCCCAGGAGAAGATCGGGTCGCCCACGCTCACCAAGGTCGCCCAGGGCAACGTGTCCGTGACCGAGGAGATGTACAAGAGCGGTCAGCTCTCGAGCGGCCTCAACGGGGTCATCCCGCCGATGCTCTTCCTGCTGATCTTCTACGTCAGCATCATCCTGCTCGGGAACCAGATGCTGAACAGCACGCTCGAGGAGAAGGAGAACCGGGTCACCGAGATGATCCTCACGACGATGAACCCGACGACGCTGATCGTCGGCAAGGTCATCTCGTTGTTCCTCGTCGGTCTGGTCCAGATGGCCACCTTCGCGGTGCCGGTGATCGTCGGCTACGTGTTCTTCCGGCAGAACCTCAACCTTCCGAACCTCGACCTGTCGCACCTCACCTTCGACCCCCAGGCGATGATCGTCGGCTTCCTGCTCCTGATCGGCGGGTTCATCCTGTTCACCGGCACCCTGGTGGCGATCGGGGCGGTCGTCCCGACCGTCAAGGAGGCCGGTGCGTTCTTCGGCCCGATGATGATCATGATCTTCATCCCGTTCTACGTGGTGAGCCTGATCGTGAGCGACCCGGGTGCGGCGATCGTCCAGGTGCTCACGTACTTCCCGTACACGGCGCCGGTGACCGCGATGCTCCGGAACGGGCTCGGATCGCTCTCGTTGCTCGAGTCCTGCATCGTGCTCGTGGAGGTGTTCGGGATCGGGTTCCTCGCGCTGCGGGTCGCCGTGCGGCTGTTCCGCTACGGGTCGATCTCGTACTCGTCGAAGCTCTCGGTCCGGACCGCGCTGCGTCGGGCAGACGCGGCCTGA
- a CDS encoding threonine/serine dehydratase translates to MDQATSPAGTIGPDDVRAAAARIAGRVRPVALAHVSSGGGGPTPFEHADVSFALEMLQHTGTFKARGAANLAAYHVAAGTMPDAGVVIASGGNAGVACAWAAQATSTRATVFLPGTAPAFKVAKLTALGADVRLVGTEYAHALEASIEHATSTGALLSHAYDNPLIAAGAGTLAAEILAADPHVETIMVAVGGGGLYAGTAAAVAGTGVSVVAVEPTGCRALHAAIEHGGPVDVPVDSIAADSLGARRTSQLAYDLAVTSTTTSVLVPDEAIASARQHLWDHHRLVVELGGATALAALLSGAYVPRAGERVAVVLCGANTDPCDLVGR, encoded by the coding sequence ATGGACCAGGCCACCTCCCCCGCCGGGACCATCGGACCGGACGACGTCCGCGCCGCAGCGGCCCGGATCGCCGGACGGGTGCGACCCGTCGCCCTCGCCCACGTCAGCTCGGGCGGAGGCGGACCCACCCCCTTCGAGCACGCCGACGTGTCGTTCGCTCTCGAGATGCTCCAGCACACCGGCACGTTCAAGGCCCGCGGCGCAGCGAACCTCGCCGCGTACCACGTCGCGGCCGGCACGATGCCCGACGCCGGCGTCGTGATCGCGTCCGGGGGCAACGCCGGGGTCGCCTGCGCGTGGGCGGCGCAGGCCACCAGCACCCGTGCGACCGTGTTCCTCCCCGGTACCGCCCCCGCCTTCAAGGTGGCGAAGCTGACCGCCCTCGGTGCGGACGTGCGACTCGTGGGGACGGAGTACGCGCACGCCCTCGAGGCGTCGATCGAGCATGCGACCAGCACCGGGGCGCTGCTGTCCCACGCGTACGACAACCCCTTGATCGCCGCCGGTGCCGGGACCCTCGCAGCCGAGATCCTCGCCGCGGACCCGCACGTCGAGACGATCATGGTCGCGGTCGGTGGCGGCGGGCTGTACGCGGGGACCGCCGCTGCGGTGGCCGGCACCGGTGTCTCGGTGGTCGCGGTGGAGCCGACCGGGTGCCGAGCGCTGCACGCGGCGATCGAGCACGGCGGCCCCGTCGACGTCCCGGTCGACTCGATCGCCGCCGACTCCCTCGGCGCGCGGCGGACGTCGCAGCTCGCCTACGACCTCGCGGTCACCTCGACCACGACCTCGGTCCTCGTGCCCGACGAGGCGATCGCGAGCGCGCGCCAGCACCTGTGGGACCACCATCGACTCGTGGTCGAGCTCGGCGGAGCCACCGCGCTGGCGGCGCTGCTCTCCGGCGCCTACGTCCCGCGAGCGGGCGAGCGGGTCGCCGTCGTGCTGTGCGGGGCGAACACCGACCCGTGCGACCTGGTCGGCCGATGA
- a CDS encoding MmcQ/YjbR family DNA-binding protein, with translation MTRSSSEATARWCRATCLGLPGATVDQPFGPDSEVFRIHGKMFALLLHQLRLSEHMLVNLKAEPDEVPLLIETHAVVRPGYHMNKRHWITVELSPEADRALVEELIEDSYDNVVAGLPARLRSSLQALGGTASRSTVVEDDPDDRPRHRGAGAS, from the coding sequence ATGACGCGATCGTCGTCGGAGGCCACGGCCCGCTGGTGCCGCGCGACGTGCCTCGGCCTGCCCGGGGCGACCGTCGACCAGCCGTTCGGCCCGGACAGCGAGGTGTTCCGGATCCACGGCAAGATGTTCGCCCTGCTGCTCCACCAGCTGCGCCTGAGCGAGCACATGCTCGTGAACCTCAAGGCCGAGCCGGACGAGGTGCCGCTGCTCATCGAGACTCACGCCGTCGTCCGACCCGGCTACCACATGAACAAGCGGCACTGGATCACCGTCGAGCTCAGCCCGGAGGCCGACCGGGCCCTCGTCGAGGAGCTGATCGAGGACTCCTACGACAACGTCGTGGCCGGGTTGCCCGCGCGGCTCCGCTCGTCGCTGCAGGCGCTCGGCGGCACGGCGTCCCGCTCCACGGTCGTCGAGGACGACCCCGACGATCGGCCGCGACACCGAGGCGCTGGCGCGTCCTGA
- a CDS encoding ABC transporter permease, whose protein sequence is MTTSTTAADAVTRDRWRAVARPLLVMGFWLGVWQLATVAVHQDLLLVSPGAVLVRLTQLVVTAGFWGTVWYSFARIVAGFLLAAVAGVLGAAVASASRVVDALATPLIAAIRSTPVVSFIILVLMWADSSRLAIIISFTMVVPVVYTNVLDGIRHRDRALLEVSTVFRVPLLRRLAAIDIPAVLPFFIAACKIGVGLAWKSGIAAEVIGLPRGSIGERLYQAKIFLSTADLFAWTVVIIALSFAFERLVLVVLARTQLRLAHGRAT, encoded by the coding sequence GTGACGACTTCTACTACAGCCGCTGACGCGGTCACCCGAGACCGGTGGCGGGCGGTCGCCCGCCCGCTGCTGGTCATGGGGTTCTGGCTGGGCGTGTGGCAGCTCGCCACGGTCGCCGTCCACCAGGACCTCCTGCTCGTCTCGCCCGGGGCGGTGCTCGTCCGTCTGACGCAGCTCGTCGTGACGGCCGGGTTCTGGGGCACCGTCTGGTACTCGTTCGCCCGGATCGTGGCCGGGTTCCTGCTGGCCGCCGTGGCCGGCGTCCTCGGTGCGGCCGTCGCGTCGGCCTCCCGGGTCGTCGACGCGCTCGCGACCCCGCTCATCGCGGCGATCCGCAGCACCCCGGTGGTCAGCTTCATCATCCTGGTGCTCATGTGGGCGGACAGCAGCCGCCTGGCGATCATCATCAGCTTCACGATGGTCGTGCCGGTCGTCTACACGAACGTGCTCGACGGCATCCGGCACCGGGACCGCGCACTGCTCGAGGTCTCGACGGTGTTCCGCGTCCCGTTGCTGCGGCGGCTGGCCGCGATCGACATCCCGGCGGTGCTGCCGTTCTTCATCGCCGCATGCAAGATCGGCGTCGGGCTCGCGTGGAAGAGCGGCATCGCCGCCGAGGTCATCGGCCTGCCACGGGGCAGCATCGGCGAGCGGCTCTACCAGGCGAAGATCTTCCTCAGCACCGCCGACCTGTTCGCGTGGACGGTCGTCATCATCGCGCTCAGCTTCGCGTTCGAACGGCTCGTCCTCGTGGTGCTCGCGCGCACCCAGCTCCGGCTCGCTCACGGGCGTGCGACATGA
- a CDS encoding NAD(P)-binding protein, producing MRELSENERLTITVNNREIQVFGGLTILDALLKEGIDVPSLCHDIRLTRSNGSCGLCVVEVGTDAPRDVKACLTPVHEGMVIQTHTPRLEAYRKVRLQQLLCDHNADCVAPCVQTCPANIDIQTYLSHVADGNYEAAVRVIKDRNPFPSVCGRVCPHPCESECRRSLADEPVAINYVKRFAADWDMARDEPWIPRVTEPTGKRLAIVGAGPSGLSAAYYAAIAGHDVTVFERRSWPGGMMRYGIPEYRLPKATLDKEIGLIESLGVKIITRKALGTHINLEDLKRDFDAVYLAIGSWRASPLRIDGEDSEGVWLGIQYLEQVYKEIEIPLGETVLVIGGGNTAIDCARTALRKGAKHVKLVYRRTRDEMPAQAIEVQEALREGIEMVFLTSPERITSEGGRKQLHCLQMELGEPDRSGRRRPLPIDGSDFVIECDTIIGAIGQSTDTGFLYNDLPVRLNKWGDIDIDGNTMQSSETKIFAGGDCVTGPATVIQAVAAGRRAAAAIDEFVMRGYVRPSQEDYSCSRGSLEDLPRDEFESIPKLGRASLGELEPEERVHNFLEVESGLTEAEARAEAARCLKCGCAKQNDCSLREEATAHGVEFATPLHVRPFSPIVRDHPFIVRDNNKCISCGRCVAACAEVEGPGVLAFQFHEGRLTVGTHNGEPLDMTDCVSCGQCVRACPCGALDYVRERGDVFTAINDPSKVVVGFVAPAVRSVIADEYDIPFEEASAFIAGLMRGVGFDKVFDFSFAADLTIMEETTEFLGRVTSGGVLPHFTSCCPGWVNLVERRYPEMIPHLSSCKSPQQMMGATVKNHFAQQAGVSLDNLYVVSIVPCLAKKYEAARPEFAPDGIRDVDSVLTTTEFLEMIKMLRLEPQDVTPGAFDAPYSRVSGAGVLFGASGGVAEASLRMAVEKLTGEPLVDQLDFHDVRGFDGFKEATVTAGDATVRVAVVSGLNNIEPLVKRIVAGEDVGYDLVEVMACPGGCINGAGHPVPDKVGEMAARQKVLVNIDRTSRFRKSQENPDVLRLYDEFYGEPNSETAHHLLHTSYAPFRD from the coding sequence GTGCGCGAGCTCTCGGAGAACGAACGGCTCACCATCACGGTGAACAACCGCGAGATCCAGGTTTTTGGTGGCCTGACGATTCTCGACGCCCTGCTGAAGGAAGGCATCGACGTCCCGTCGCTGTGCCACGACATCCGCCTGACCCGCTCCAACGGGAGCTGCGGGCTGTGCGTCGTCGAGGTCGGCACCGACGCGCCGCGCGACGTGAAGGCCTGCCTGACACCCGTGCACGAGGGCATGGTCATCCAGACCCACACGCCGCGCCTCGAGGCCTACCGCAAGGTGCGGCTCCAGCAGCTGCTGTGCGACCACAACGCTGACTGCGTCGCCCCGTGCGTGCAGACCTGCCCGGCGAACATCGACATCCAGACCTACCTGAGCCACGTCGCCGACGGCAACTACGAGGCTGCCGTCCGCGTGATCAAGGATCGCAACCCGTTCCCGTCGGTGTGTGGTCGCGTGTGCCCCCACCCGTGCGAGTCCGAGTGCCGGCGCAGCCTGGCCGACGAGCCCGTCGCGATCAACTACGTGAAGCGGTTCGCCGCCGACTGGGACATGGCCCGCGACGAGCCGTGGATCCCCCGGGTCACCGAGCCGACCGGCAAGCGCCTCGCGATCGTCGGCGCCGGGCCCTCGGGGCTGTCGGCCGCCTACTACGCCGCGATCGCCGGCCACGACGTCACCGTCTTCGAGCGCCGGAGCTGGCCGGGCGGCATGATGCGCTACGGCATCCCGGAGTACCGCCTCCCGAAGGCGACGCTCGACAAGGAGATCGGGCTCATCGAGTCCCTCGGCGTCAAGATCATCACCCGCAAGGCGCTCGGCACGCACATCAACCTCGAGGACCTCAAGCGGGACTTCGACGCGGTGTACCTGGCGATCGGCTCGTGGCGCGCGTCGCCGCTCCGCATCGACGGTGAGGACTCCGAGGGTGTGTGGCTCGGCATCCAGTACCTCGAGCAGGTCTACAAGGAGATCGAGATCCCGCTCGGCGAGACGGTCCTGGTGATCGGTGGTGGGAACACCGCGATCGACTGCGCCCGCACGGCTCTGCGCAAGGGCGCCAAGCACGTCAAGCTGGTCTACCGGCGTACCCGCGACGAGATGCCGGCCCAGGCCATCGAGGTGCAGGAGGCCCTGCGCGAGGGCATCGAGATGGTGTTCCTCACGTCTCCCGAGCGGATCACGTCCGAGGGCGGCCGCAAGCAGCTGCACTGCCTCCAGATGGAGCTCGGCGAACCGGACCGGTCAGGACGCCGCCGCCCGCTGCCGATCGACGGCAGCGACTTCGTCATCGAGTGCGACACGATCATCGGGGCCATCGGGCAGAGCACCGACACCGGCTTCCTCTACAACGACCTGCCGGTGCGCCTCAACAAGTGGGGCGACATCGACATCGACGGCAACACGATGCAGTCGTCGGAGACCAAGATCTTCGCCGGTGGTGACTGCGTGACCGGCCCCGCGACCGTGATCCAGGCCGTGGCCGCCGGACGCCGCGCGGCCGCCGCGATCGACGAGTTCGTCATGCGCGGCTACGTGCGCCCGAGCCAGGAGGACTACAGCTGCAGCCGCGGGTCGCTGGAAGACCTGCCGCGCGACGAGTTCGAGAGCATCCCCAAGCTCGGACGCGCCTCGCTCGGCGAGCTCGAACCCGAGGAGCGTGTCCACAACTTCCTCGAGGTCGAGTCCGGGCTGACCGAGGCCGAGGCGCGGGCCGAGGCGGCACGCTGCCTCAAGTGCGGGTGCGCCAAGCAGAACGACTGCTCGCTGCGCGAGGAGGCGACGGCCCACGGCGTCGAGTTCGCGACCCCGCTGCACGTCCGGCCGTTCTCGCCGATCGTGCGGGACCACCCGTTCATCGTCCGGGACAACAACAAGTGCATCTCGTGCGGGCGGTGCGTCGCGGCGTGCGCCGAGGTCGAAGGGCCGGGCGTCCTCGCGTTCCAGTTCCACGAGGGTCGCCTCACGGTCGGCACCCACAACGGTGAGCCGCTGGACATGACCGACTGCGTCTCGTGCGGGCAGTGCGTGCGGGCGTGCCCGTGCGGTGCGCTCGACTACGTGCGCGAGCGCGGCGACGTGTTCACCGCGATCAACGACCCGTCGAAGGTCGTGGTCGGGTTCGTCGCACCCGCGGTACGCAGCGTGATCGCCGACGAGTACGACATCCCGTTCGAGGAGGCCTCCGCGTTCATCGCAGGCCTCATGCGCGGAGTGGGCTTCGACAAGGTCTTCGACTTCAGCTTCGCCGCGGACCTCACGATCATGGAGGAGACCACGGAGTTCCTCGGGCGCGTGACGAGCGGCGGGGTCCTGCCGCACTTCACGTCGTGCTGCCCGGGCTGGGTGAACCTCGTCGAACGCCGCTACCCGGAGATGATCCCGCACCTGTCGAGCTGCAAGTCGCCGCAGCAGATGATGGGCGCCACCGTGAAGAACCACTTCGCGCAGCAGGCCGGTGTCAGCCTCGACAACCTGTACGTGGTGTCGATCGTGCCGTGCCTCGCCAAGAAGTACGAGGCGGCCCGCCCGGAGTTCGCTCCCGACGGCATCCGCGACGTCGACTCCGTCCTGACGACCACCGAGTTCCTCGAGATGATCAAGATGCTCCGCCTCGAGCCGCAGGACGTCACGCCGGGAGCGTTCGACGCACCGTACTCACGGGTCAGCGGCGCGGGCGTGCTCTTCGGGGCGTCGGGCGGCGTGGCCGAGGCATCCCTGCGGATGGCGGTCGAGAAGCTCACGGGCGAGCCTCTCGTCGACCAGCTCGACTTCCACGACGTCCGCGGGTTCGACGGGTTCAAGGAGGCGACGGTCACGGCCGGCGACGCGACCGTCCGGGTCGCGGTGGTGTCGGGCCTCAACAACATCGAGCCCCTGGTCAAGCGCATCGTGGCCGGCGAGGACGTCGGCTACGACCTCGTCGAGGTCATGGCCTGCCCCGGTGGCTGCATCAACGGCGCCGGTCACCCGGTGCCCGACAAGGTCGGTGAGATGGCGGCGCGGCAGAAGGTGCTCGTCAACATCGACCGCACGTCCCGGTTCCGCAAGTCCCAGGAGAACCCCGACGTCCTGCGGCTGTACGACGAGTTCTACGGCGAACCCAACTCGGAGACCGCCCACCACCTGCTCCACACGAGCTACGCCCCGTTCCGGGACTAG
- a CDS encoding ABC transporter substrate-binding protein yields the protein MKRLTSALTGVMLMAALLSGCSTTAASTPPASATPTTAAVETPAARTTIRIASLKGPTTMGLVKLMSDAKAGLGKQDYQVTMYGTPDEIVPLIAKGQVDVALLPANLASVLYNKTKDASGSKLEVAAINTLGMLEVVEAGNAVHSIADLKGKTIYSTGKGASPEYVLDYLLEKNGIDPAKDVDVQFTSEATELAATLATKPNAIGVLPQPYVTVLKSKNPAIRTALSLTEEWTKVTPDSEMVTGVVAVRTTFATENRAAFNDFLTDYKASTTYTNAEPAKAAPLIAEAGIVPSAAIAEAAIPACHITDIEGSQLKSTLNGYLTVLHAADPASVGGSMPGDDFYYSR from the coding sequence ATGAAGCGACTCACCAGCGCGCTCACCGGCGTGATGCTGATGGCCGCCCTGCTCTCCGGCTGCAGCACCACCGCAGCATCGACCCCACCGGCCTCGGCGACCCCGACGACCGCTGCGGTCGAGACGCCCGCCGCCCGGACCACCATCCGGATCGCGTCTCTCAAGGGCCCGACCACGATGGGCCTGGTCAAGCTGATGAGCGATGCCAAGGCCGGCCTCGGCAAGCAGGACTACCAGGTGACGATGTACGGCACGCCCGACGAGATCGTGCCGCTCATCGCCAAGGGCCAGGTCGACGTCGCCCTGCTTCCTGCCAACCTCGCGTCCGTGCTCTACAACAAGACCAAGGACGCGAGCGGGTCGAAGCTCGAGGTGGCCGCGATCAACACTCTCGGGATGCTCGAGGTCGTCGAGGCCGGCAACGCCGTGCACAGCATCGCCGACCTCAAGGGGAAGACGATCTACAGCACCGGCAAGGGCGCCTCGCCGGAGTACGTCCTCGACTACCTCCTCGAGAAGAACGGCATCGACCCGGCGAAGGACGTCGACGTCCAGTTCACGAGCGAGGCCACCGAGCTCGCCGCGACCCTCGCGACCAAGCCGAACGCGATCGGGGTGCTCCCCCAGCCGTACGTGACGGTCCTGAAGTCGAAGAACCCCGCGATCAGGACGGCGCTGAGCCTCACCGAGGAGTGGACCAAGGTGACGCCGGACTCCGAGATGGTCACGGGTGTCGTCGCCGTGCGCACCACGTTCGCGACAGAGAACCGGGCGGCGTTCAACGACTTCCTCACCGACTACAAGGCCTCGACCACGTACACGAACGCGGAACCGGCGAAGGCCGCTCCCCTGATCGCTGAGGCCGGCATCGTCCCCTCGGCGGCCATCGCCGAGGCCGCGATCCCGGCGTGCCACATCACGGACATCGAGGGGTCGCAGCTCAAGAGCACCCTCAACGGCTACCTCACGGTGCTCCATGCAGCCGATCCTGCATCGGTCGGTGGGAGCATGCCGGGTGACGACTTCTACTACAGCCGCTGA
- a CDS encoding ABC transporter ATP-binding protein, which yields MDFGDKTVVRDLSFDVHAGETFGFLGSNGSGKTTTLRALLGIYQPTGGKLHIGGKAFEPRDGARLGYLPEERGLYKKEPVLDVMEYFGRLKGLSRSGALSWSREYLARVGLSDKATTRLDKLSGGQQQKIQLGVTIMNDPELLILDEPTQGFDPVNRRLLMDIIEEQKRAGSTVIMVTHQMDEVERLCDRVILLKDGVAAAYGTVQEVQEAFGATTIRLRCTGTPPDSTRYDVVSADGDTASLAPRPGVEAAEILRELVTAGVDVSSFTTERTSLEEIFIRVYGDQHEIAEA from the coding sequence ATGGACTTCGGCGACAAGACGGTCGTGCGCGACCTGTCCTTCGACGTCCATGCGGGCGAGACCTTCGGATTCCTCGGTAGCAACGGCTCGGGGAAGACGACGACGCTCCGGGCCCTGCTGGGGATCTACCAGCCGACCGGTGGCAAGCTGCACATCGGCGGCAAGGCCTTCGAACCGCGCGACGGGGCGCGCCTCGGGTACCTCCCCGAGGAGCGCGGGCTCTACAAGAAGGAGCCCGTCCTCGACGTCATGGAGTACTTCGGGCGGTTGAAGGGTCTGAGCCGCTCCGGCGCGTTGTCCTGGTCCCGCGAGTACCTGGCGCGCGTCGGGCTGTCCGACAAGGCCACCACGCGGTTGGACAAGCTCTCCGGAGGTCAGCAGCAGAAGATCCAGCTCGGTGTCACGATCATGAACGACCCCGAGCTGTTGATCCTCGACGAGCCGACGCAGGGGTTCGACCCGGTCAACAGGCGTCTCCTGATGGACATCATCGAGGAGCAGAAGCGCGCCGGGTCGACCGTCATCATGGTGACCCACCAGATGGACGAGGTCGAACGTCTCTGCGACCGCGTGATCCTGCTCAAGGACGGCGTCGCCGCGGCGTACGGGACCGTCCAGGAGGTCCAGGAGGCGTTCGGCGCGACGACCATCCGGTTGCGCTGCACCGGCACGCCACCGGACTCCACCCGGTACGACGTCGTCTCCGCGGACGGCGACACCGCATCCCTGGCACCGCGCCCCGGGGTCGAGGCCGCCGAGATCCTGCGCGAGCTGGTCACCGCAGGCGTCGACGTCAGCAGCTTCACGACCGAGCGGACCTCGCTCGAGGAGATCTTCATCCGGGTGTACGGCGACCAGCACGAGATCGCGGAGGCCTGA
- a CDS encoding ATP-binding cassette domain-containing protein encodes MIALHGVTKRFGEQVVLDAVDLELTDGGMTALMGSNGSGKTTLGRLLLGLETADEGAITELDGRRRAAVFQEDRLCEQLTAVGNVRLVLDRGTPVAAVVDELRHVGLDDESLAKPVRELSGGQRRRVAIVRALMPEADLVVLDEPFTSLDTDAKVVVTAYVRDRCRGRTTLLITHDRADADGFGARVVELGRAATA; translated from the coding sequence ATGATCGCGCTGCACGGCGTCACCAAACGGTTCGGCGAGCAGGTCGTGCTCGATGCTGTCGACCTCGAGCTCACCGACGGTGGCATGACGGCCCTCATGGGATCCAACGGTTCCGGCAAGACCACCCTCGGACGGCTCCTCCTCGGCCTCGAGACCGCCGACGAGGGGGCGATCACCGAGCTGGACGGTCGCCGCCGCGCGGCGGTGTTCCAGGAGGACCGGCTCTGCGAGCAGCTCACCGCGGTCGGGAACGTGCGGCTCGTCCTGGACCGCGGCACTCCGGTGGCCGCCGTGGTCGACGAGCTCCGCCACGTCGGGCTCGACGACGAGTCGCTGGCGAAGCCGGTCCGTGAGCTCTCCGGCGGGCAGCGACGACGGGTGGCCATCGTCCGGGCCCTGATGCCCGAGGCGGACCTCGTCGTCCTCGACGAGCCGTTCACCAGCCTCGACACCGACGCGAAGGTGGTCGTGACGGCCTACGTCCGGGACCGCTGCCGCGGGCGGACGACGCTGCTGATCACCCACGACCGCGCGGACGCCGACGGGTTCGGCGCCCGGGTGGTCGAGCTCGGGCGGGCGGCCACGGCCTGA
- a CDS encoding sensor domain-containing diguanylate cyclase, with protein sequence MTAADGTDAAPLAEVLDLLTERIVRYRIDDLTVQYCNTAWAEANGGTVEDFLGERLDLMLTPAEREGLDRVLSRLGPDTPLLHSNMTETRGGRWIEWTDQYLPGPNGPHVLAVGRDVTERCAAERRLVASEERYRELALRDDLTGLANRRLLDELLAAALARARRSATCLVVSYLDLDDFKPINDRYGHAVGDAVLVEVGRRLHRTVRGADVIARVGGDEFVVVQECRPDQADRAVARLRAILTEPIELPEVTLACGASVGSVVAGRGQGAAEVVAAADAAMYAEKRRRGSTQPAPALHPASALHPASALAPNPVAPSTVEVPFPV encoded by the coding sequence GTGACCGCTGCCGATGGCACGGACGCTGCTCCGCTCGCCGAGGTCCTGGACCTCCTCACGGAGCGGATCGTTCGCTACCGCATCGACGACCTCACGGTTCAGTACTGCAACACCGCGTGGGCCGAAGCCAACGGTGGCACGGTCGAGGACTTCCTCGGAGAACGTCTCGACCTCATGCTGACCCCGGCCGAGCGAGAGGGGCTCGACCGGGTGCTGTCCCGGCTCGGACCCGACACACCGCTGCTCCACTCCAACATGACGGAGACCCGCGGCGGTCGCTGGATCGAGTGGACCGACCAGTACCTCCCGGGGCCGAACGGCCCCCACGTGCTTGCCGTCGGTCGCGACGTGACCGAACGCTGCGCGGCCGAGCGTCGCCTGGTGGCGAGCGAGGAGCGCTACCGCGAGCTCGCCCTGCGCGACGACCTGACCGGCCTGGCCAACCGACGCCTGCTGGACGAGCTGCTCGCCGCTGCGCTCGCCCGGGCCCGTCGGTCGGCGACGTGCCTGGTGGTGTCCTACCTCGACCTCGACGACTTCAAGCCCATCAACGACAGGTACGGGCATGCGGTCGGGGACGCGGTCCTCGTCGAGGTCGGCCGGCGACTTCACCGGACGGTACGTGGCGCCGACGTCATCGCGAGGGTCGGCGGCGACGAGTTCGTCGTGGTCCAGGAGTGCCGACCGGACCAGGCCGACAGGGCCGTCGCGCGTCTGCGCGCGATCCTGACGGAGCCCATCGAGCTCCCCGAGGTGACCCTCGCGTGCGGCGCGAGCGTCGGCTCGGTGGTGGCCGGGCGCGGCCAGGGCGCGGCGGAGGTCGTCGCTGCCGCCGACGCCGCCATGTACGCGGAGAAGCGCCGCCGCGGGAGCACTCAACCGGCCCCTGCCCTGCACCCAGCCTCTGCCCTGCACCCAGCCTCTGCCCTGGCCCCGAACCCGGTCGCGCCCTCGACGGTCGAGGTCCCCTTCCCCGTCTGA